From Vigna unguiculata cultivar IT97K-499-35 chromosome 5, ASM411807v1, whole genome shotgun sequence, the proteins below share one genomic window:
- the LOC114185413 gene encoding protein DOG1-like 4: protein MTLFLPLIFPSKYHHSNASALSKPITSHNQLQEPHFNKNHVKAHVLSTSTTTNANYIYSPLSSLSLYHSPLNTKMADVNAASFEAFLQGWMVRQNDFLGELLSAHQQYQEGRRVDVRPLIDRVICHYGQYFEEKSKIAHHDIFLIFSPPWFSSLEQSFLWVGGFKPGVAFQIVNTALGDLTQDQKEKLSQLKQETKMKERTFNDDLAKLQESVGDPPLVEMARNQGRLCINGSPVTDQGSVPNTFKEKLENLVANADALRTDTALKILKILRPGQIVKFMASAAELQIKVRSWGSDKDAQNGDEE from the coding sequence ATGACTCTGTTTTTGCCCTTAATCTTCCCTTCTAAGTACCATCACAGCAATGCTTCCGCCCTAAGCAAGCCAATAACTTCCCATAACCAATTGCAAGAACCCCATTTTAACAAGAATCACGTCAAAGCACATGTTTTAAGCACCTCCACTACCACCAACGCCAACTATATATATTCTCCATTATCCTCCCTCTCTCTGTATCACTCACCCTTGAATACAAAGATGGCTGATGTAAATGCCGCTTCATTTGAGGCCTTTCTCCAAGGCTGGATGGTGCGCCAAAATGACTTCCTTGGTGAGCTTCTCTCAGCTCATCAACAATATCAGGAGGGGAGGAGAGTAGATGTAAGGCCCTTGATCGACAGGGTCATTTGCCACTATGGTCAATACTTCGAAGAGAAATCAAAGATCGCACACCAcgatatttttcttattttctcacCACCATGGTTTAGTTCATTAGAACAATCCTTTCTTTGGGTTGGGGGGTTCAAACCTGGAGTGGCTTTTCAGATTGTGAACACAGCTTTGGGGGACTTGACACAAGACCAAAAAGAGAAGTTGAGCCAGCTGAAACAAGAGACCAAAATGAAGGAGAGAACTTTCAATGATGACTTGGCCAAGCTTCAAGAGAGTGTGGGCGATCCCCCGCTGGTGGAAATGGCCAGAAACCAGGGCAGATTGTGTATCAACGGGTCCCCCGTGACAGACCAAGGTTCGGTCCCCAACACTTTCAAAGAGAAATTGGAGAATCTGGTCGCAAATGCAGATGCTCTGAGGACAGACACAGCTCTGAAGATTTTGAAGATACTGAGACCTGGTCAGATTGTCAAATTCATGGCTTCTGCGGCTGAGCTTCAGATCAAGGTCAGGTCTTGGGGTTCGGACAAGGATGCCCAGAATGGAGACgaagaatga